The genomic window GGAGAGTTACGGAGTGGGAGGTGGTGTAGTTTTGGAGGGAGGAGTTGACTAAAGGATCGGACATTGCGTTTTCCATTTCTTTTGTATTCCCAAATCGAATAGTACTATTCCCCACTTCATCCGTCTCCCAACTCACCACAGCACTCTCTCCTGTAATGTCTTTGACTTTGACTCCTGAGATAGAGGGAGGAGTAGATTCTGCTTGTTCACTTCCACTGTCTACTTGTTTGAGTTTTGTTGTGAAGCTTTTTTCTTCACTCTCTATGAGGGTTCCAAGATTATCTTCACAAAGAAGTTTGTAGAAGTAGGTTGTGTTAAAGATGAGTCCTCCAAGATGCAGGGAATGGAGTGTGTCATAGATTCCTGTCGCTTCTGTTTGAGGAACTTCTTGGTAGTTTCTTGATTGGGTTCCATATTCAAGGATGCAGTTTGCTGCTTGATCCGTCTGGAAGGTTATGACTGCTTTTTGATCAGTGAGTACTTTAGGAGGATCACTGATAGTATGAATCTTTGAAAGAGGTGCATGATTGTATTCTGGATCTAAGGTTGTTTTCATTGTTTGTATATCACTCTGTGATTCGTTTTGATTGATATCTTTAACACTCACTTGATATTCATACTCTGTATCAGGAGTAAGAGTATCGAGTACCCTGTAGTGAGATCTATCGTATGTTGTTCCTTGTTCTGTTTGTGTGAAGGTAAGGCTTCCTTTTTTTCTGTACTGAAGGAGGAAGGATGCTTCTTCATCTGTGTTTGCTGTAATAACTGCTTTGTCATTTGAGATAAGAGATGTTTGAAGATTCGTTATGGTAGGAGGTGTTTCGTCGAGTGTTGTAGAGAATTGAAAATAGTTTCCTCCATTATTGTCATTGGCAATGTTTCCTTGTGAGTCGGTGGAGGTAACGTAGAAATAGTAGGTGGTTCCTTGAGTAAGAGCATCTAAGGTTACTTGATGATTTTTTGTAAGAACACTTGATCCGGAGAGAGTGATAGGATCGATAAGAGATCCATTCTTGTTTTCACTGTAATGGAGTACAGAGTCTGCAGGGACATTCGTATTCCAGAATATGGTTGCTTGTGTGTTAGAAGCACTTGATACCGCTACACCACTGATAGAAGGTCCAGGATTCGTTGTGACTTCATATCCATTGCCATTATTGTCATTGACTCCGGTATTGCCTTGAGGATCAGTAGAGGCAACTCTAAAGAAGTAGGGAGTGTTTGGTGTGAGGTTGGTAAGAGTGACTCTATGAAGTCCTGATTGTGCTTGGGTGTCAGCATAGGTAGAGACTCCTGTTTGTTTGGTATAGGTGTTGGGAGTGGTTGCATATTCTACACGAGAGTCAGAGAGTTCATCTGTTTCCCATGTGATAGTTACGGTTGTGGTGTCTTTAGATTCTACGGTTACGTTGGCAATAGAAGGAGAACTATCATCAACTCCACCACCACCCTCTCCTGCATCTTGGATGCCATTTGCTTTGGCAGTTACTTCTTGAGAAAAGAAAGAAATATTTCCGAGTGTATCTTTGGTTCGTACTTTATACGTATAGAGAGTATTAGGATCAACACCTCCTCCTGAATCAGTAAGAAAGTTTTCTTGAGGAACTGTTCGTATATCATGAGGGTCAGTACCATAAGAACCCCCTTCTTCTTTTCTGAAGAGTTCATAACGAGAGAATTCTTGAGAAGAGATTTCTGATGGTTTGAAACTAAGAAAGACTCGATATTCAGGAGGAGTAAGATAAAGATTAGAAGTATCTTGTGTCATGATATGAGAAGGAGTCTCTATACTCTCAGTAGCAATGATTTGTGTTTCATTTCCGTATTGATCTTTGAATTGTGCGTAGACGGTATCAGGATCACTTTGGAGTTTGATAGTTTTGTTAAGAGTATGGGGTTCCCAATCAGTATCAGAGAGATCAGGAAAAAGAGAAACTTTCATGAATCGTTGAGAGTCTTCAGATACAGAAAGAGTAAGGAGTGATGTGGTGTTGGTATCAAGAAGATCTTGAGTGGATGCGTCTATAGAAAGAGAAGGGTTCTCTGGAATCTTTGTATCCAATGTAAAGGTATTGGATTCTGCATTTGCTGTATTATTTGCTCCTTCATTGTCCCCTATAGTGACACGAATCTTGGCTGATCCAGAAAGATAGAGATTTGAGTGAGAAAGTGAAGGAGTCCAGGTAGCTGTGTGTGTTGTGTACGAATCTTGATTCACTGCTTTGTTTTGTACATCTTCGGGAGCTAGAGTATTAGAAGCAATGCTTTCCCATGAATCTCCATCCCAATAGGAAAAGCTCGGAGTAATAAATCCTGGAGTATTGGTTCCTGTAGTTGTATCAGGATCTTTGACTTCGTAGGTGATATCTACTGTTTTATCTGTATTGGGAGTAGCAGTTACATTTTGAATCATAGGAGAAGCGTTTACCAGATAGGTAAGCGTTACTTGAGAAAGTGTTGGAGTGGCTCCGGTGTTTTCATTAGAAAGCCAGGTAGCATACTGTAACCATTGATCATTGTTTCCTTCTAGATGTATGGGATTGGTAGATTCTCCTTGTGGTGTTGTTTCGTAAAAACTCGAAGCAAAGTCATTGCTATTTGTTGTGAGGGCGCAATCTGTAGGTCCACACCATTTGGAACCATTGTTCCAATCAGGAGATCCTGTTAGATCTGGTGCGGTTCGGAGTTGGAAACGTATATTTGTTTGAGGAGGAATGGTTTCATTCCATTCTATTTTGGAGAGGAGGTTGGTAGGATCAAAAGAGTTAAAAGGAGAAGAAGTGAGGAGAAATGTTCCTAATGGACGCAAGATATAGGAGAGAGTGACATCGGAGATGCTTGGGATATTATCTGCATCATACGAAGAAAAGGTAACGGTATATTGAAGATAGCGATTGCCTGTAAATTGGGATATATCTCCCCCATTGGAAATGGGAATCCACGAAGACCATGTTCCGTCAGGTGTCGGAGTATTTCCTGCACGGAGCTGAACTGAAAGAAAAGTTTCATTGGGAAGATTCTCTGTCCAAGAGATGGTTCGGAAATCTCCGATTTGGGAGATGTCTTTGACTATACTTTCACGTGTTCCGCTCCAAAGAACACGATCATACTCCATTCCTACAGAATTAAGTCGTAAACTCGACATTTCTTGGACTGTAGTAGCAAAAATTGCTTTGTATTGGATCCACATATCATCATTTCCACTCTGAAACAAAGTATCTATTGCTTGCCCTCCAGAACTATCAGAAAAAACACTCATTTGATCACATGATGACCCTCCATCATTTGGACCACACCACGCAGTCCAATTTGATCCGTTAAAAGATGTTCGTACCCGAAAATGCACTTGGGATGTTGAAGAATTACCTGATTGTGTCCATGAAATTTTTTCCAATGTATTTCCATAATTTTCACTTCGAAAAGGAGAAGAAATGAGCTCCCCTGTATAGCCTATAAGAGAAATATCAGAAATACTCGGGATAAAATTCCCATCTGAAGTAGCAAGGGTAATGCGATACTGCCAATAACGAAACCCTTGAAACGATTCTCCAAGAGGAGCCTCTTTCGTTACCGCAGTCCACATACCATCGGAAAGATCTGAGATATTCCCTGCACGAAGTTCTACGGATATCGATGTTCCTGCGGGAAGTGTTTCCGTCCATGTAAGCGCTTCAGCACCTACTTGAAAAGCAAAGTCTTTAATTGCCGATGTATATGTTCCACTTATTGGATCAGCTGCTCTTACTTCACCCGAAAACATACCAAAAAAAACGAAGGAAAACACCATCGCATACATCCAAAAGAAGATTCCTTGTTTCTTTTGTTTTGTTCTATTCATACAAGAGAAAGTATACCATACAAAAAATATTTCTTCCAATTTTTTTATCTCCTCGAAGAATAAAAATAAGTAACCGCCTATCCCTTCTCTCCGTCTCTACAAGGATTCCATTTGGATGTAATCCGTAACATTCCTTCAGAAACAGTATAGTATCGATCTAAATTTTTTTTCATCAAAAGATCTATCATTTTTTTTCTCAAATAATAGCTTCGACACCAGCCCATACATCCTAAATAAGAATTTACTCGAGAAAGTATTTGGTATCGCTCTCTTGTGTTCAATAAAGTTCTTTTTTTAAAAGAATTTCTCATTCTCCCTATACTTATAAAAAAATTCCTCTTTATTCTTGGACCAATATACGTACGATACGGTTTTATACGCACGCCAAGAAAAGAAACCCCATTAAAAAGTGGTTGTAAATATATTTTTTTTGGATGAATACTTAAAGCCAAAGAATGGCACAAATATTCAGAAATTTTTGGAAGAATTTCAAGAAGAAAATCTTTCTTCTTGTCCATAAAAATCATATCGTCCACATATCGTCCATACCATTTCACACCAAGAGTTTCTCGAACAAAATGATCAAACCCACTCATATATATATTTCCAAAAAGTTGGGAAGTAAGATTCCCAATAGGAAATCCACTCCCTTCTTTGGCAAAAAACAAACTTTTTTTGCGAGGCAATCCAATCCAATCTTTTCTTTGTCCTTTTATAAAACAATTATCTGTTGGATCGTTAAAAATAACTTTTTGAAGAAGATACAAAATTAAATCAAGATTATCTTCTTTTTTCTTCTTACGAAAAAAAGCTGTGCATATCATATTCCATAGGATAGTACGATCCATTGACATAAAATATCCCTCGATATCCAATTTCAAAATCCAACATTCTTTCTGATAATTATCAGAACACGAGCGAAGAAAGTAATTCACACGATCAATTCCACGAGAAGTTCCTTTCTTTTTCCGACAGCTATACGTATCAGCAATAAATTGTTTATCAAAAACAGGGTTTATATATTGGAAAAGAAGATGATGAACGACACGATCTCGAAAGTCAGCAGCAAATATCTCCCTCTTTACCGGTTTATGTACAATAAAACAAATACTCGGGCGGATTTCATACCGACGTTCGACAATGTCTTGATACAATTCCATGATATTTTTTTCGTATTCGATTTCAAAAGACACGGCATTCATAGTCCCTCTTTTATTTTTTCGAGCAACAT from Candidatus Moraniibacteriota bacterium includes these protein-coding regions:
- a CDS encoding fibronectin type III domain-containing protein, coding for MNRTKQKKQGIFFWMYAMVFSFVFFGMFSGEVRAADPISGTYTSAIKDFAFQVGAEALTWTETLPAGTSISVELRAGNISDLSDGMWTAVTKEAPLGESFQGFRYWQYRITLATSDGNFIPSISDISLIGYTGELISSPFRSENYGNTLEKISWTQSGNSSTSQVHFRVRTSFNGSNWTAWCGPNDGGSSCDQMSVFSDSSGGQAIDTLFQSGNDDMWIQYKAIFATTVQEMSSLRLNSVGMEYDRVLWSGTRESIVKDISQIGDFRTISWTENLPNETFLSVQLRAGNTPTPDGTWSSWIPISNGGDISQFTGNRYLQYTVTFSSYDADNIPSISDVTLSYILRPLGTFLLTSSPFNSFDPTNLLSKIEWNETIPPQTNIRFQLRTAPDLTGSPDWNNGSKWCGPTDCALTTNSNDFASSFYETTPQGESTNPIHLEGNNDQWLQYATWLSNENTGATPTLSQVTLTYLVNASPMIQNVTATPNTDKTVDITYEVKDPDTTTGTNTPGFITPSFSYWDGDSWESIASNTLAPEDVQNKAVNQDSYTTHTATWTPSLSHSNLYLSGSAKIRVTIGDNEGANNTANAESNTFTLDTKIPENPSLSIDASTQDLLDTNTTSLLTLSVSEDSQRFMKVSLFPDLSDTDWEPHTLNKTIKLQSDPDTVYAQFKDQYGNETQIIATESIETPSHIMTQDTSNLYLTPPEYRVFLSFKPSEISSQEFSRYELFRKEEGGSYGTDPHDIRTVPQENFLTDSGGGVDPNTLYTYKVRTKDTLGNISFFSQEVTAKANGIQDAGEGGGGVDDSSPSIANVTVESKDTTTVTITWETDELSDSRVEYATTPNTYTKQTGVSTYADTQAQSGLHRVTLTNLTPNTPYFFRVASTDPQGNTGVNDNNGNGYEVTTNPGPSISGVAVSSASNTQATIFWNTNVPADSVLHYSENKNGSLIDPITLSGSSVLTKNHQVTLDALTQGTTYYFYVTSTDSQGNIANDNNGGNYFQFSTTLDETPPTITNLQTSLISNDKAVITANTDEEASFLLQYRKKGSLTFTQTEQGTTYDRSHYRVLDTLTPDTEYEYQVSVKDINQNESQSDIQTMKTTLDPEYNHAPLSKIHTISDPPKVLTDQKAVITFQTDQAANCILEYGTQSRNYQEVPQTEATGIYDTLHSLHLGGLIFNTTYFYKLLCEDNLGTLIESEEKSFTTKLKQVDSGSEQAESTPPSISGVKVKDITGESAVVSWETDEVGNSTIRFGNTKEMENAMSDPLVNSSLQNYTTSHSVTLRGLIPSTKYYYSALSLDTAGNIGTSSQQTFQTQSPSSISSIKASSKQIGETTITWKTSTPTTSIVEYGNTENYGQTRKSEELKKDHEIIINNLLENSTYHFRVKGEDESKNLFSSSDSTFEPKSPPQIKEIKIEVLSDREAKVNFLTDTLTDSLVTYKNKNKEEDQKSEGNPSLLQTHSLTLKELTPGENYVLTVRVRDDMGNETLSDEIEFTMQKDETSPTVERVSTDSALSQNGKVQMIINWQTDEDASSSLIYKEGRAGEEKTVNVSSSPTKNHIIVLTSWKPGTLYSYKVIVKDLSGNETITKDYITLTPQTKESVVELIIKNFKEIFAWTGG